The DNA segment CGCGCCGCGGGCGACTTCGTGCAGCCCCTCGCCCAGGCGGCCCATCGGTCCCGAGAATGATCCCCCCTCCGTCGCACCTTCCGACCGCCCGGCGCACGCGCCGGCGGCGTTCGCGCCGCCCGGCGCGGGGCAAGCTCATCGCGTGGCGGCCGGACCTCCGATGGCTCACGGGCCGCTCGCGGCGCGCGCAGCGCAACCGCTTCCTTATCCTGGCCGGCGCCGGGTTGGTGCTGCTCGTGGCCGTGATCGTGTCGCTGGTCGAGCTGTCGGCGCGCGAGCACCACTGGCGCGTGCTCGCCGTACGCTACGCCTACGCCACCGGGCTGCCGCCCGGCCTGGTGGCCGGGGTGATCCGCGCCGAGAGCGCGGGCAGGCCCTCCGCCGTCTCGCGCAGCGGGGCGCGCGGCCTGAT comes from the Planctomycetota bacterium genome and includes:
- a CDS encoding lytic transglycosylase domain-containing protein, whose amino-acid sequence is MIPPPSHLPTARRTRRRRSRRPARGKLIAWRPDLRWLTGRSRRAQRNRFLILAGAGLVLLVAVIVSLVELSAREHHWRVLAVRYAYATGLPPGLVAGVIRAESAGRPSAVSRSGARGLMQLMPATAEEVARKHGIRYSGPDDLFRPDLNVRLGTLYLAWLRKRFRDDPWLYIAAYNAGPGAIERLRLRNPELSSEELIRQCAPAETRAYVPTVLRYWREESR